A genomic stretch from Argiope bruennichi chromosome 2, qqArgBrue1.1, whole genome shotgun sequence includes:
- the LOC129962171 gene encoding gastrula zinc finger protein XlCGF49.1-like: MSSDIQKNVEDEQLVVKYSDLLKETSSELCSATSKRTHVCDFCFKGFLNRSSLQCHLLTHTGEKPHVCQVCKKGFTQKSSLQTHSLIHIGMKPHVCEVCSRSFTDKSTLRKHYLIHSGERPHVCDVCQRGFVQKSTLLKHYMTHTGDKPHACETCGRKFAQKFSLQTHYLTHMKEKPFECPLCNKKFTSKCKLGRHEKTHSNGHLFLCTICNKSFKARVSLEKHIHTNAFD, from the coding sequence atgtcgTCAGATATACAGAAAAATGTAGAAGACGAACAGCTGGTTGTGAAATATAGTGACTTATTGAAAGAGACCAGTTCTGAACTGTGTTCTGCTACTTCTAAAAGGACACATGTTTGTGATTTTTGCTTTAAGGGATTTTTAAACAGAAGTTCTCTCCAGTGCCATTTACTGACACACACTGGCGAGAAACCTCACGTTTGTCAAGTATGCAAAAAAGGTTTTACGCAAAAAAGTAGTTTGCAAACGCATAGTTTAATACATATAGGCATGAAACCTCATGTCTGTGAGGTGTGTTCACGTTCATTTACTGACAAAAGTACCTTGAGGAAACATTATCTTATTCATTCAGGTGAAAGACCCCATGTTTGTGATGTTTGTCAAAGAGGATTTGTTCAAAAAAGTACATTGCTAAAGCATTATATGACTCACACTGGAGATAAACCACATGCATGTGAAACTTGTGGCCGAAAATTTGCACAGAAATTCAGCCTTCAGACTCATTATTTAACccatatgaaagaaaaaccatTTGAATGTCccttatgcaataaaaaatttacttcaaaatgcaaATTGGGTCGACACGAAAAAACACATTCTAATGGTCATctttttctttgtacaatttGCAACAAAAGTTTTAAGGCTAGGGTTAGTTTAGAAAAACACATACATACAAATGCATTTGACTAA